CTACACTTGTGAAGTTTTCAGCAGCGATGCCGGTGAGTTCGTGACGGTGATCAATCCGGTCGTGGATGGCGCGACCATCGACATCGGTGGACCTGCTTCCATTCTTGAAGATGGTGTTTTTGCCGCGGATATTCAGATTTCCAGTGTCGATGGCGGCGAACGCCAAACCGGCGACATTGTGATCGATCTGAGTGGAGATCTGGGAGCGCAACTGTTTGGACCTTTGGGGTTGATCACGCCAGATGGCGGATCCGGGTCGCAATATTCACTGACACTTGCGGAGCTTGCCGGTCTCGAAGTGCGCCCAACGCCCAATTACAGTGGGCCGCTTACACTGACAGTTTCAGCGACAACAGAAGACATTGATAATTCAACGCTCACGAGTACCGTGACGCGAACCATTGATGTCATACCAGTCGCGGACACGCCGGTCTTCAATTACAACCCGGACCAAACACCAACGGAGACTGGATTGCCCCTGGTCACAAATCCGCTGGACCCAGTGCCGATCGTGACAATTGTCGAAGACAAACCCGTGCTGTTTTCGGATTTCATCCTGGCTGGGATTGCGCCCGATCAGGACGGGTCGGAAGCCGTGTCTGCCCTCATTGGACCGCTTCCGGACTATGTTGTGCTGGGCGGCAATGTCATCAATAATGGGGACGGTACGTTTACCGTATCGCGCGACAGCTTCTCCACGCTGACGATCAGCCTGAAAGAGGAACACAGCCGCACGCCGGACAGCCTGGATCCAACCATCCTGGCTGAGGTGCCGATCAATATCAGTGTGAACACGCTGGAACTGGGCAATTTTGATCAGGCCTCGGCGTCGTCACAGTTCCTGCTGCGGGTTTTACCAGACGCGGACAAGCCGACGGTGACGGCTGATGTATCGCCAAATACGGGCCTGGAAGATGACGGTACGGTTTATACGCTTACTCTTGAAGGCACCACTCCGGATCCGCACGAGACGGTTTCGTTTGAGGTCACTGTGCCGCTTGGAAGCCAGCTATTGATTGACGGCGTTGCGCAAACAATACCCGCCAGTGGTGTTGTAACAGTGCCCGGAGTTCCCGCCGCCGTGGTCGGTGGCAGCAGTGATGCCACATTTGTGCCGGACGGGCTGGTTACATTTGTCCCGCCGCTCGATTTTGCGGGCACTGCGGGTCTAAGCGTCGTTGCGGTCTCCTCTGACACGAGCGCACAATATAGCTACACTGATACGGAAAACTCGGATGTGGCGACGGTCAATCTCGACATCACGGGAACCCTGGATCTGGATCTGACCACCACTGCAATCGATGCTGTTCAGCCGGATGGGAGCGACTATGATGTACCGTTGGGCATCGACGCAGTCGTCACCGATACGCAAGCTGTGCCGTCGGAAACACTGGAAGAAGTGGTCGTCAGCTTTTCAGCACCCCTGGCAGCTGGCGTTGTCCCAAGCGATGGTGTTCTGTCGCCCGACCGGCAAACGCTGACAGTGACACGCGGTGCTCTCGCGCCTGCCGATTTCGCGCTGATGATCGCAGCATTGGCATTGACCGTGCCCGCCGCCGTTGCAGACCCGATTGATGGGACGGTTGTGGCGACAACAAACCACGGCACATCTGCGCCGGAAGCATTGGATATTACCATAAACGCGCGTCCGGAAATAACCGGAACAGTTGACGTGCCTCAGACCTTTGATACCTCTATCATGCTGACATTCGCCGACCTCACGTCCAATGCCGTGGATGCGGATACACCGTTGACGGTTGAAAACCTGTCATCCCCGGATCCGGACGTTCAAATTCAGGTCGCGGGCCAGGATGTCACGATCACCGTGCCGCCAGGCTATGTCGGCACGCCGATCTTGGAATATGACGTGGTTGACAGCGCGGGCACGCCTGCAAGTTCTGCCAATGTCGCCGAGCTGGATTTCGACACGCTGCAGATGCAAGACACGGGCGCGACTGTTGTTGGCCCGGATGGCATCGCGCGTGCGGTTCTTTCTGATGTGACTGGCGACGCGGCCTTGGGCGGTACAATCGCCAAAGGCACTGGCAATGATGACGCGGTGATCTGGGATGCGGCTGGCAGCTCCTATGCCGGTATCACGGACTTCCAACTCATGGGGGGGTCCGATTTTATCGACCTCGGTACTGCAACATCCGGATACACGGTAGATCTGGGGATCGGTAATGACATCGCTATCGGTTCGGACAACGCTGATATTCTGAACGGCGGTGCAGGGGATGATACGCTTGAAGGTGGTGCCGGTCTCGACACACTGACGGGTGGCGCGGGCGCGGATGACTTTGTTCTGTCCTCGGGTCCAATTGATATTGCAGATCTCATTACCGACTTTGGGGCAGGGGATCAGATCGACCTCAGTAATGCCATTAACGGCGTCAACGATATCACCGGGCTGGCCAGCTTTGATGCCGCGACGGGCGATCTGGAAGTGGGCGGTGTGACAGCATTCAATGTTGCTGCGGCTGGGGGCGGAATACCTGCTCAAGTCGAGGTGGTTTTTGAGGACGCATCCGGGGCCGCTCAAACCGCTATCCTTTAAGTCAGCGTTCGCGCAGGGCCTCAAGGCGGGCCTTGCGCAGCGGCTTTAACAGGTAATCCAAGACAGTGCGTTCGCCTGTCAGGATGTCAACCGACGCCACCATACCGGTGCGTATCTCGTTGGTTTCCTCGTTGCGCGTCAACGTGTTCGTTTGCGTCCGCACGATGATCGGGAAATAGGTCTCGCCCGTTGTTTCGTCACGTTCCGCATCCGCGCCGATGCGCACCACGGAACCGTCCAGAGCCCCGTAAATGGTGAAATCGAAGGATGTGAGCTTGACCTTCGCAGGCAGGTCCAACCGAATAAAAGCGATGTCTTCCGGGCGCACGCGCGCCTCCACTTCCAGCTTGTCACCCGCAGGCACGATGCGCGCAACTTCTTCGCCCGGCGCGATGACAGATCTCAGTGTATTGACGTTCAACACTGAAATAATACCCCCCACAGGCGCACGCAGGCTGGTGCGGTCCAGCACGTCCGAGGCACGTTTGAGACTTTCATCGATGATGCTCAACTCGTTCAGGGTTTCAGAGCGTTCTGCGTTGATCTCTGCGCGCCGGTTCAGGTTCAACTCCTCCACACGCGCCTCTGCCTCGCCGAGCGCTGTAGTGGCCTGCGCCCGGCGGCTGAGGACACCGTCACGCTCCTGGCGTTTCACCGTCCGTTCGCGCTCAATCGGAATGATCTGAGCGCGCGGCACAACACCGGAATCCGTCCGCAGCTTGATCTCTTCGTCCAGCAGGGTCAGGCTTTCGTCGATCCGCGCGAGGGAACTTGTCAGCTCGTCGATCTCTTGCGAGCGTTGGCTGACTTGCGACATCAGAATGGTACGTTGGGATAGATCTGCGGCTTTGCGACTGTCAAACAGCGCCATTTCGCGCAAAGCCAGAGGGCTGTCACTTGCAAGGCCGAGGTCGGAGAAATCGGGTGCGTTTTTCTGGACCAATTCAGCCTGCAGCCGCACCGCGCGTGCGCTGAGAGCGTCCCGCCGCGCCGTGATTTCGCCGAGACTGGCCGAAGCACCGACATCATCAATACGGATCAGAACCTGGCCCGCCTCAACCGTGTCACCCTCTGATATGAGGATTTCACGTACAATGCCGCCTTCAAGGCTTTCCACGTTGCGCGCGCGGCCTGACGGGACCACAACGCCCGTCGCGCGGGCCACGACCTCCACCCGCGCCCAACTGGCCCATGCAATAGCAGCAGCGGCAAAAGCCACAAGAAGGATCAGGAAGAGCGTTAAAAACCATCCGCGACCGGCCGCGGGGGCAGCAGCGTCCTGTTCAAAATTCCACTCCGACCCGCTCATGATTTTGCATCCGATGCCGGTTTCTGCAACCGTGCAAGGACGTCGTCTTTTGGGCCGTGTTGTTGTAGTTCGCCCGCTGACAAAACTGCAACCTCAGTTACAAGCTGCAACAGCGCCATCCGGTGTGTCGAAATGATCAGCGTCATGGGGCGGCGTTGCAAGGCGCGCTCAACACCTGCAATGAACAAGGCTTCTGATTGCATATCCATCGAAGAGGTCGGTTCATCGAGAATGAGCACGCGGGGTTGAGGCAGGAGCGCCCGTGCCAGGGCCACCATCTGCCGTTGTCCGCCGGAAAGGTTGCGCCCGCGTTCGGTGATTTGCATGGCAAACCCGTCAGGATGTGCGGCTGCAATCCGGTCAACACCGGCATCGCGCGAGGCGCGCAGAATGTCTTCGTCACGCGCGCCGGGCAGGCCAAAGGCGATATTTTCTGCCAGCGTTCCGGAAAAGAGAACCGCCTCTTGCGGCACAAGTTGCACCATGGAGCGCAGCGTTGCCGGTGCGATCTGTTGCGTGTTGATATCGTCCAAGAGCAATAAACCTTCGGACGGTGGCCACAGCCCTGCCATGACCCGGATCAGCGACGTCTTGCCAGCCCCGATGGGACCAATGACACCAAGCTTGCTTTCTGCGGGAACACTGAGAGAGACGGCTTTCAGCGCTGGCAACGCGGCATTCTGATAGGTGAGCGAGATCCCCTTGAGATCCAGCGCTCCGGTCCGAGATGTCGTGTTGATAGCGCGCGCACGGGCCGCAGCGTCAGAGGGTTTTTGCATCAGCGCATTGAGCGAGCGCAAAGTTGAAAGTGCAAAGCTGCCGCGCACAAAAAGCCCTGTAACGGCAGCGGTTGGTGCCAATGCACGTCCCGACAGGATCATTGCGGCGATGACTGCACCCATTGTGATTTGGCCTTCAAGCGCCAGATACACGCCAATCACCACGATCCCGATGGAGGAGGCTTGCGTGACAAGTGCCGTCATGGTTGTGGCAAAGGTCGCCAGCCTGCGGCTCTTGGCCTGTGCCTCTGCGGCCTGTGCGCTTTGTGTTTCCCAGCGCGATTGCATGCGGCTTTGGCCCGAAATCGCCTTGAGCGTCTCAATCTCGGAAACGGACTCTGCGGCGACCGATGTTTTGGCCCCTCCGGTCGCGCGGTTCTGCTCAGAGGCACCGCGCAACGGGCGCAGAATGAACAACCCCATGATCAATACGAACCCCAGTGCCAAAGCGGGTGGCAGGGCAAGAGGACCGCCGATGTAGTAGATCAACAGAATAAACAGAACCGCAAACCCAAGGTCGATCAGATTGGACAGGGTTTGCGATGAAAAGAACTCTGCTACCTGCTCATAGTCTTTGAGCGTATTCATCAGGGCGCCCGATTGCGGGATGTCCCCATCCAGTTGCAGGTTCGCGACATGGCGAAACACGTTTGCAGAGACGCTGCGGTCCACTTTGCGCCCGATGCGATCAATGATCCCGGACCGCACCAATTTGAGAATGGCATCGAACCCGAGAGCCAGTCCGACACCCGCCACCAGTGACCAGAGCGTGATAAGTGCTGCATTCGGGAACACACGATCATAGACGTTCATTGTGAACAGAGGCACGGCCAGCGCCAGCAGGTTGATGAGGACGGAGGCGAGGATCACCTGCGCGTATTCCGGCCAATACGGGCGAAGCGCGCCCCATAGCCAGTGCCTGAATGAATGGCTCGCAGTCTCGTCTGGCACTGTCTCAACGTGCTGTTGCAGAAAGATCGCGTGGCCCAGATAGGTTTCTTCAAAAGCTGATAAACTGACCGTCAGCGCGTCCGACGACTGACTTGGCATAAAGACCACACATGATCCATCCGAATTGCGGGTCAAAAGTACGCAGGCGTCTTTGCCGCGCAGCAAGAGCACCGCGGGGAGGTTGTCGGACGCTATGTCGGCCAATTTGCGTCGGACCAGACGGGCGCGCATCCCATTGCGATCTGCTGCGGTCAGAGCAAGGTCTGGCGTGAGGCGACCATCCGGCGGTAAGGCAATCCCATTGATCAGCGTTTCAATGGCAACGTCGCGCCCCGCCATGCGCATGGCCTCCACAAGGCTTGCCGCCAGCGGATCGCGGGGTTGCGCGGTTAAGGTCCAATCATCAATGGCCTTGGGTTCATCTGCTTGGGGTGTTCCATCAGAAACGACCCGCGCAGAAATATGGGCCATGCGCGACTTTTTCGGACTGGTTGGTTCGGAAATGTCAGACCTCCGTTTCGCAGATCAATCCGACGGCAGACTTTTACGCCAGTCGCGGAAGCTGATGGCGTCATCCCGTGCTCGGTCACCCGGTGTGTTCAAGCCGGGTGCACCCTGTTCGTTCACTGCATAGGCCTGACTGTCCTCCGGTGGGGTGATGCCCAGTGTTGGCAGCAAGATACCGGCGGCAGCCAGAAGGCGATATTTGACGAATATTTCCAGAGACCGCGAATTCAACAAGTTGGTTTCGGCCTGAAACAGGGCGTTCTGCGTGTTCAAGACATCAATCAGCGATCGCGCACCAACGTCGAATTCCTGCTCGTAAGACGCCAGCAGGTCGCGTGACAAGGAGGCCTGTCGATCCAGGATCGAAGCCCGCCTTTGTGTCGATTTCAAATTGGACCAGGACTGGCGCACTTCGCGCTCGACCAGGCGGGTTTGCGTCAGAAGACGAGCGCGTTGTTCACTGACGCGTCTGATCTGTTCCTCACGTTGGCCCCGTTTCCGGTTGCCCTGAAATTCATAACGCAGCACCAGACCGATAGAGGCATCGTTCACTTCCCCCTCAAATCCGCCCACGTCTTCGCCATAGCGGGTTTCCGCTTCCAGATCGAGCGTGGGGAAACGGTTGGAATCTGCCTGACGAGATAAAGCTTCTGCGGCACCGATGTCGGATTGGAAAAACAGGATGGTGGGATTGAAACGCCACGCTGTCGCCAGCGTTTGGTCGAGATTGTTGGGCAGCTTACTCCCGATTTCGGGTACGTTTTGCAGATTGTCTGGCGTGACACCCACCGTTTCCAGGAACAATGTACGTGCGTCCAGATCGGTCAGTTCAAACTGGATGAGCGTGTCTTCCGCAAGAAACAGGCGTTCCTCTGCTTGCTGCAGATCGGCAATGCCCAAAACACCGTTGTCATAGGCGCTTTGAATTCGGGCCATGACGTCGCGGTGATACTCCAGATTCACCCGTGCTTTTTGTGTAAGGGCCTGCGTACGCAAGACTTCGCTATGCACGCGGATGGCTTCAAGGGACAAAAATTCCGACCGCTCAAGCACACGATAGGCTGCCGCATCAATGCGGTAAGCCTGACGTTCGATCTCCGAGCGCGTCGACTTTCCGTCATAAATACGCTGGGTGATCCGCGCATTGACTTCATATCCAAAAAGCGCGTCGTCGGATGCGGTCAGGTCGGTTGTCCGCGTTCCATTGTTGATGCTGCCTTCTGATCGGCCTTCAAGTTCAACACGCGGCGCCCAGAAGCTGCGCGCCTGATCCAGTTCAAACTCAATGGCTTGCTTATTGGCTTCCGCAGCTTTTATTTCCGGGTTTGTTTCAAGCACGAAGAGGATCGAGTCCTCCAACGAAAGTGCCTGTGCCTGTTGCCCCAGAGATGTAAGCGCGAAGAGCGTGCAAACTGGCAATGCTGTGATTGCCTTAGAAATCGTTTTTTTCATTTTTTTACCGATTACTGCTCATCATGCACTGTTGTAGGCATGTTACAATTGCATAATCAATACTACCAGAGGTAGCCTTGTTGCAACTGTGCTGTCAGTGCAATAACTCCAAGAGAAACAATCAAAAGGCAGGGTCCAAGTGCTGTATCGATTTTTTGCTATCATTCTGCTTGTCTTGCCGTTGTCCGCGACCGCCCAGGACTTCGGTACCATCAACTTTGACTTCGATTCCGACCAGCTGGATGCGCAGGGAATTGAAGCTGTAACCCAAATTGCCGATCAACTGAAAGAGCGGCAAAGCTACAAGCCCACGGTGGTAGTTGGCTTCACAGATGCTGTGGGATCAACGACTTACAATGATGGACTCGGGTTGCGTCGGGCTGAAACGGTTGCGGCTGCGCTCGAAGCGCAAGGGGTGCCCGTGAACCGTATCGGCGCGATAGCCTCCCGTGGCGAACGGGAATTGCTGGTCAGCGTCACCGGACCGGAGCGGCTCAACCGGCGTGTAACGGTCTCGCTGGAAGACATCATGAAGGCCTGCCGGACCTATCGCGAAATTCCGCTTACGCCGGCATCGGTGGGGGCAGAATTGCAGACGGATCTCAGGACCCGACTGGCAGAGGCGGTACAATCCTTTGATCAACTTGCCGCCTCTCGGCGAGATGGCGCCGCCTTTCAGATGGCGGGCGCGGCGCGCGAGGACTGCGGGATTGCGGTTGGATATGATGCCGATGCGGTGCGCAAAGCAGAATACGCACAAAAGTGTTTCTGCAGTTCTGCACGCATGCAGGCGGCGCTCAAATAGCCTCAGACGTGATGCGCGCGAGCGGAGAAAGGCCGAAGCTTTTTCCCGGAAAACTCCGGTCCTCTGGTATGTCTTTCAAAAATTGAAAGACACGCCTGCCATGAACCCTTGCTGTTCGACATCATAGAGAAAATCCGGCTCGTCGCGATCCACCGACAGGTATCGATATCCGAAAACGCCCGATACCGCATCGGTGAATTCATAGCCAACGCCGCCGAGCACATCGACCATGGCATCCGAGCCGGCGCCGAATCCGCCCGCATAGGCCCAGCCCGTCGCAAACCAACGATCTGTAATATTTGTCCGTCCCCGCAAGCCGAGGACAGGATCAAACCAATTGTCGCCTGAGGACGCACTGGTGGCAGGTTGTGTGCCCGCCGAGAGGTTCAGGTCGGTGGATACGTTCCAATACCTCAGTCCGCCACCTGCCCAAAGGGTCGTCTTTTGGCTATCCCGAACCCTGTATTCCCCCAAGATAGTTCCGATTGAAGAAATTGAATCAACTTCGGCACTCCCAAAGTTAGTGCCCGGCGTGACGCCTTCTGAATTCAGATTTACATATTGATAATCGAATGTTAGCCCGTAACGCCCTTTGTTGGCATTCAAGATGATCATTCCTGCGAGATCCAGATTCTCAAGAATGTCGGAGAAACTCAGATCCACATCAACGGGCGGTAAACCGGACCCATATTGCACAACACCGGTTTGGCCAGCGCCCCAGAGATACGGTGTAATCCGGTAGTTCCAAGATTCCGAGGATTGCGCGACCACGCCCGTCGCACCCGTACAGGCAGACGCAACGACAACACAAGATAACCGTAAAAGATTTAAACCCATAAATTCAGCCTCTCGGCACAAACACGAAAATTCATTGTCTTGCACTATCTATACGGTATCAACCTGCGTCAACCTATCGCAATTTCAAATCATTTTTGGGTTAACACTGCGTTCACTGCATTAGGGGTCGATTCACGCTCATGTGCAAACCGCGTGGTGCAATCGTGCAGAGAAGGAGCCCGTGCAATATCAACCGCTTATTTTAACACGAAACACGGCGCACAGACCCCAGCTTCAGGCCCGCGTAACGTGGAGCGCCGTATGTTCGCCTTACCGCGGCTGTCTGATGTTGCCCAGAATTCGCCGGATACCTCAGGTAAACCGTGTCAAACTTGCCCTGTTCTTGTTTTAGGATGTTTCGAGAGGAGATCTTCGGGCAAAACGTTCGGTTCTATCGCGCTGCTCGCATGCAGCATATGCCACGCTAATACCAGATTGCTGGAAAGAACGGGCAGACCGGTTACGTCACGCAGCCTGGGGATGACGTCCAGGGTGCGCAGGTTGGTGCAGGATAAAAAAACCGCATCAATATCCACGTCTTTGACCAGCCGACATGCGGCATCCAAGAGCGATTTTTCGTCAATTCGGGCCACTTTGGCTTCTTGGTCTTCGGCGAAAGTGCCAAAAACGGGTGTCTCAATTTTCTGGTCTGACAGGGTCTGACGCAGCTTTTGGGATACGCTTTCGACATAGGGCGACAGGAAGGCAATTCGGCTGACACGCAAAGCGCTGCATGCCGCAAAAAGCGCGGAAACCGGTTCCGTTACGACGATTGTCTGCGTACCCTGGCGTATGCATTGAGCGACGCGTGCTGCGCCGATTTCGGCCGTGCCGGATGTGCAACCATAGCCAAGCACATCAAACGTGACGCCGCGCGGCAAAACGCGTGCGGCCGCCGCAAGGTGGTGTTCCATTTCCGCAAGGGTCTCGGATGTAACGGTGGTTGAGGATGGCACGCGGGTGACTTGTAGGCTGACATCTGCGGGAAGAAGGCGGCGTAAGTCATCTTCAAGCGTGACATCTGATTGCAGCACAATGAGACCCAGTTGCGGGCGCGTGCTCTGATCGAGAGTGTAGTCAAAGATCCGATCCGCCATCATATTAACCTTGGGAGCTGTCGTGGCGCTGGTGTTGACAGGTATTCC
This genomic interval from Paracoccaceae bacterium contains the following:
- a CDS encoding TolC family protein → MKKTISKAITALPVCTLFALTSLGQQAQALSLEDSILFVLETNPEIKAAEANKQAIEFELDQARSFWAPRVELEGRSEGSINNGTRTTDLTASDDALFGYEVNARITQRIYDGKSTRSEIERQAYRIDAAAYRVLERSEFLSLEAIRVHSEVLRTQALTQKARVNLEYHRDVMARIQSAYDNGVLGIADLQQAEERLFLAEDTLIQFELTDLDARTLFLETVGVTPDNLQNVPEIGSKLPNNLDQTLATAWRFNPTILFFQSDIGAAEALSRQADSNRFPTLDLEAETRYGEDVGGFEGEVNDASIGLVLRYEFQGNRKRGQREEQIRRVSEQRARLLTQTRLVEREVRQSWSNLKSTQRRASILDRQASLSRDLLASYEQEFDVGARSLIDVLNTQNALFQAETNLLNSRSLEIFVKYRLLAAAGILLPTLGITPPEDSQAYAVNEQGAPGLNTPGDRARDDAISFRDWRKSLPSD
- a CDS encoding OmpA family protein encodes the protein MLYRFFAIILLVLPLSATAQDFGTINFDFDSDQLDAQGIEAVTQIADQLKERQSYKPTVVVGFTDAVGSTTYNDGLGLRRAETVAAALEAQGVPVNRIGAIASRGERELLVSVTGPERLNRRVTVSLEDIMKACRTYREIPLTPASVGAELQTDLRTRLAEAVQSFDQLAASRRDGAAFQMAGAAREDCGIAVGYDADAVRKAEYAQKCFCSSARMQAALK
- a CDS encoding Asp/Glu racemase; this translates as MADRIFDYTLDQSTRPQLGLIVLQSDVTLEDDLRRLLPADVSLQVTRVPSSTTVTSETLAEMEHHLAAAARVLPRGVTFDVLGYGCTSGTAEIGAARVAQCIRQGTQTIVVTEPVSALFAACSALRVSRIAFLSPYVESVSQKLRQTLSDQKIETPVFGTFAEDQEAKVARIDEKSLLDAACRLVKDVDIDAVFLSCTNLRTLDVIPRLRDVTGLPVLSSNLVLAWHMLHASSAIEPNVLPEDLLSKHPKTRTGQV
- a CDS encoding HlyD family type I secretion periplasmic adaptor subunit, which translates into the protein MSGSEWNFEQDAAAPAAGRGWFLTLFLILLVAFAAAAIAWASWARVEVVARATGVVVPSGRARNVESLEGGIVREILISEGDTVEAGQVLIRIDDVGASASLGEITARRDALSARAVRLQAELVQKNAPDFSDLGLASDSPLALREMALFDSRKAADLSQRTILMSQVSQRSQEIDELTSSLARIDESLTLLDEEIKLRTDSGVVPRAQIIPIERERTVKRQERDGVLSRRAQATTALGEAEARVEELNLNRRAEINAERSETLNELSIIDESLKRASDVLDRTSLRAPVGGIISVLNVNTLRSVIAPGEEVARIVPAGDKLEVEARVRPEDIAFIRLDLPAKVKLTSFDFTIYGALDGSVVRIGADAERDETTGETYFPIIVRTQTNTLTRNEETNEIRTGMVASVDILTGERTVLDYLLKPLRKARLEALRER
- a CDS encoding type I secretion system permease/ATPase; the protein is MAHISARVVSDGTPQADEPKAIDDWTLTAQPRDPLAASLVEAMRMAGRDVAIETLINGIALPPDGRLTPDLALTAADRNGMRARLVRRKLADIASDNLPAVLLLRGKDACVLLTRNSDGSCVVFMPSQSSDALTVSLSAFEETYLGHAIFLQQHVETVPDETASHSFRHWLWGALRPYWPEYAQVILASVLINLLALAVPLFTMNVYDRVFPNAALITLWSLVAGVGLALGFDAILKLVRSGIIDRIGRKVDRSVSANVFRHVANLQLDGDIPQSGALMNTLKDYEQVAEFFSSQTLSNLIDLGFAVLFILLIYYIGGPLALPPALALGFVLIMGLFILRPLRGASEQNRATGGAKTSVAAESVSEIETLKAISGQSRMQSRWETQSAQAAEAQAKSRRLATFATTMTALVTQASSIGIVVIGVYLALEGQITMGAVIAAMILSGRALAPTAAVTGLFVRGSFALSTLRSLNALMQKPSDAAARARAINTTSRTGALDLKGISLTYQNAALPALKAVSLSVPAESKLGVIGPIGAGKTSLIRVMAGLWPPSEGLLLLDDINTQQIAPATLRSMVQLVPQEAVLFSGTLAENIAFGLPGARDEDILRASRDAGVDRIAAAHPDGFAMQITERGRNLSGGQRQMVALARALLPQPRVLILDEPTSSMDMQSEALFIAGVERALQRRPMTLIISTHRMALLQLVTEVAVLSAGELQQHGPKDDVLARLQKPASDAKS